CAGACTGATCGGCgtcacactctcagaaaaaagggtggagcagttataccttacaggggtaatatttgtcgcgtatggttgtgcactcttaaaaatgaacttcaccgcatagcacgctcctagccaaccataatgtcgaatgatgtcgttatctgccctgatttgctgaaaacgggaggcgcacgccttttttgtgacacttatgctgttcataattcacAATTTGATAGAGTTGAATTTCGCTCGAAGCTAAAGGGTTGAACATGGTCGCGCAAGAATTGGTCTTgatgggattacgatgatccctgaaagggacgcgacctttgaTCCTACTTTACTGTCAATAGGAGGccgcgaacaagtgcccattcctgGAACTCAaaccctccccttccgatttgtttcggtttcagtttgtctaccatcgtcatgatgacgttcctcgggTACAAGTCAATTATAAGCAATGTCGCCAAGGGTTATACGAGTGTCGCGTTCAGAACAATCAAGATAGCGGGGTTGCCAAGAGAAGTTGGGATGCTACTCCCCTGAGACACGCAACACTGAAGCGACTGCTATTACCGAACTGCTCAGTACAATCCCACTATACTCAATCGCGTTGAAGTTTACCATCAGGACTGAGTGTCCTGATGGTAAACTGTGTGTCCTTGTCCTGTAAAAAGTGTCCCGATGGATGTCTTGATATGTAGGCGAAACAATGTTCCATCTGCATTGAATAATTGGCGGTCATAGTGTACCGGCACTGTTAGACTTTTacagggtaacaccctgtagatcGACGCCAGTACATTGTCTGTCCTCAGGTGTGTGTCATGTCACATCCCACGTTAGCGTTTAAGAACAGCTGTAATCTATACTTAAATATGAACTCACCGTGCTGAGGTAGCTGTAGAACAGAGATGCCTGGTTCGCCACACTTGCGTATCACTTCGCTTGGCACCAGTCTGGAGTACGGCTCACGGCGAGAGTCGGTTGGCCAGAGGCGCTGCATACCATCATCCAGAACAGCGTAGTCGCCAGTATAGAACGGCCTGCAGATATAGCTGTGCCCCAATATACACTCGGGGATCAGACTAGCCAAGAAAGGCAACGCCGAAGTGCTATAGATCAACAAGAACACTCCAGCTGTTACGAACAGGACAGCTATTTTCATAACTGCAATTTCCCGATGCATATTCCGTTTACGCTTCGTATTACCCAGCACGACACAGCCGAAAAAGCAAGCTGCTACGGAGACAAGCACAGCAGGAACCAGCGGGATGACCGCAAGCATGTTGATGTCGACGCTGCTCTTTACGTCGGCGAAGACGTGGAACTTCTCGTCGAAATGCGAAAGGTTGGCGCGAATGAGGTTCAAGGAGGCTTGAGTGTCGGTCATGTCGGCTAAGATGCGCTCTTGGATGAGGCTCTCGTTCCCCGGGTCAGCTGCCACTTCGCTGCGGATCATGTCTCGGGAGGTTCGCACGACGTATGACGACAGCGTCTCAAATATCCACGAATAGGTGTCGGGCATTTCTTCCTTTAGCGTGCGTGCCATGTTGGAACGTGTGCCGAAGATAGAGATGATAAGCATTAGAAGGGCTCCCTGCGTAGTACATGACATGTTTCAGTTCTCAACGCTCCATGGTCAGGCTCGCGAAAATCTTATGCGGCTTCAGCTTTTGGTAAACGCTTACACATGTTCATTACGCGTAAAACATCCGTCAATCATACGCGCACATCTATGACAGATGAGAACGGGCTCGACATCCATTATTTCTTGGAGTTCGACGCCATTGTCATGCCGAGATTGGAACACAAATCGAACTAACCCCGAACACCCACAGGGAACACCCATGTCTCTCTGCGACACCTATAATCAGAAAAAAATGACAGTAATGTTATCGGGCTGTTGGCAATGCATGATGGGACATGCTGTCACACATCGCAGTTAGCAGAATGCTGCTGAAGCTGGCGTAGCAGCCACAAAGGGGAGCTCTGCGTTTAGCACCGGATACGTGTCCTGGATCCCTCGCCATGCCAACGTTCTGCACGTGCTGTCGTGGCCTGACGTGTCTGCAGAACAGGTCGCGGAACAAGAGAACACAGCATTGTCGCCTGCGTTGATTGAAAATGAGGCGCAACTGCTTGCTCACCGTAAGCGGAATTGAGTAAGGACCTGCGGCAGCCTTGCAAGACACGTCTAcagtcttagaaatgaacttcaccgcatagcacgcgctcctggccaaccatcatgtcgaatgatgtCGACTTCATGGAACGGATGCTTTTTCTGCTCTCGAACATATATAGTACATAAGGAGAGGAAGTTTGGTGCCTTGTCTTTATTCGCTGCCTTTAAGGTATTTAGGACTATTAACGATGAAAACATGGATATTACTTTGATTATGGTGCAAATAATATTCATACAatacaataactttgaaacgTCCAATGTACGGTGAACGCGATGTGGGTGAAGGCTTGGATAGTCAAAACCTGAGGACCTAAATTATGGCGTCAAATCTGCTAGAGGCAGTGGCAcgctcctgcggatgacgtcatgtgaataaaccgtATTGCGACTTACCTGACAGAATATGAAGCCCACGGCCAATACTATGAAGGTTGTTGTCGCTGCGACAGGAAGCATTTGGCTCAGATACCATGCTCCTGGAGGACCCAACAGCAGTAGCGCCAACGCTAGAATGAACAAGATCCAGATAATGAGTGAGGCGCTCTGCGTGCTCTGGCCGTCGTCCTGCAAGGCCTCGTCCAGAACTGCAGCCGATGGTTCCGCTGCTAATGCTTCCAGCAGCCTGGCATCCTTGGGAGCATGCGCTACCATGTTCACAATAGACTTTCCCAGACGGCAAAGGAAAGGGCTGTATCCTCCGGGGCTGACGTCGAATGTGAGCAGGGTGATATTGCTGCCTGCGGGCACAGCATTTGTTGCCATAATCGAATGGTTCACATACCGAGTCCcgtcttccttcttcttcttcttcttcttcgtccaatGAGATGATGGCCGTGACAAAAGGGGCAAACGATGTTTGTCTATGtctatgtctgtgcagtaatggTAGGGACTAAGGACTAAGGGACTTCCTCTTCCCTGCACGTGTTTATAAACTGGTCTTCCAAAAACTGCGCAATTTTTCGGCTTTTGTGGTGTTTTTATTGCGACTCCCGTTCATAAACCAGGACAAACCCGCCGCACGTAACACACCACAACAAACTGTATACGTTGACCTTCGGCAAATAGTTGATCGATTTTCACGATACCGGTATCTTTCCATAGCTTTTCGGTATTCACATTGAATGGATCGAACAAATTGCTGGTTCAAATTACAGAATCAAGCAATCTAGGAAAAATGTGCTTAACCTATAagttgtttgatttcattgatTCTGGGCGTTAGGGGCTCACGTGTTTGTGTGGCAcatgtttgtagcctgcctcgATTAATTATCGTTGTTTACGTAATAATTACAAAAGTACATAAGAAATGACCATAGTGTAGCGACGACGACGGCAAGAGGCCTATGACGCGCAATGTCTCATTAAACCATTGCGATCATGACGCTCTGCTGCTCGTAACATTTTGATGGAGGTGCTGGCTCGCCCCGACGGAACTGCTGCTGCCATAGCCGTCGACACCCCAGCCCCGACATGCCGACAGACCTATGAGACCGAAGATGACCCGACCTGACCAGAAGCCCCCAGCCCAGTTGAGAACCGACGCCCGTGACAGCAGCACCCCGTGATGGCTCAGCTCCAGCCCTCGGAACACCTTCCTTCCAGCGAGCAGCACGGCGTCCCCATCGCCCCATCACCCACATCGTTGCCGAACATCATTCCTAGCCCCGTGCCTTGTCCACGTCGTTATTGCTCTACACGTCGTCCACGTCGCTACCATCCTTCAACCCGTTAGCATCCACGCCGTCGACGTCACCTTCCACCACTGTCTCTTGACCATTGCTCATCTCCGTTGTCGCGTCACCATCTAGCGTGCCCAGCGAATCACGTCTTCGGAGGGGGGGTTGAAAGACTATATGAGCGCGGGTGACCTAGAGAGCGAGCGCGACGCCTCTGTTGCGCACGCCTTTCGAAAATCGTCTCGGAGGACGggggacgtcgtgacgtatgaacTCCCctgcacgtgaccagtgacgtacagcggcacagctcaatcATTTATATGCGGCGCGCGAGCtgcgaaaacaaaacaaagaagaaaaaaaggcacaGGCTCTTCTCCACGTcgcggccgtccgcggctgctctCTCCGTCTGTTTCTGTATAAATTCCATTCCGCAGCTATAACGCACTGGAGTCACTATAttgggagcagagtagcgacactgagccacgccggcgagcgagaccgccatcttgggtccggcacGACTGCGTCGACCAGCAATAGGACGCCCTTCTCCGCCGGAAAACTGCGCGCAGTATAGAGCCAGCTCGGAACCGAGGAAACGGGTTTTGGATGGATGTGACTCAAGATGggggacggcgcgttcttggaaggagaaaccacgtgacacgatcgggcccaatcgcggacaccgaacggtgGCTCCGgtacggaaaaggaatgcgatactctgtactcctatttagtgactctctAGCGCACCGTAGAGCGAAAATattgactcctggtggacagcttgacagaccaGGCAGTGTTTCGAGCCAAGTTCAATGTCGTTTGACGGTGTGAAGGTGAAGCGAGAACAGATGCTTGGTACGCTCCGTTGGCAGTGCGTCCTTCGTCTTAGCTCCGTTACCTTCGAAGTCCAGGTATGGGACACGCTGGCGTCCATGCCCGCATGATCACTAGCGCTCATGTGCTATCACACGCTCGAACATGGTCGCTCACTCGGTGCTCATGAATGAACGCGAGACGCTCATGCTCAGCTCATGGTGCGTGCGTCACTCAACTTTCCTCAATGGTCAGCTCAATCATGTTCATCTCGCTGGCCACAATGAGCATGAGTCAGTgtgctcatgagtgagttctgCTGAGGTATACGCATAGGCGGTTCCAGACCGTCACTTTTCTGGGGGCGGTTCTCGAAGCGCGTGGTGGggaaggggagagagggaaatccaatgtggACATCTTTTTTGGGAGGCATCCCTCCTCCCTGAATCCGCCTCTGAGGATAAACATGATTGCGCTTGCACTCGTTTTCCAAGTGTCTCGACGTTGCTTGCTATATGCTTGCTGACTAACTAACCAACTAATTAAGTAGCTAGCTAACTAGCGAGCGAGTGAAAGAAGGCGAGGTCTCCTATTGGTCTCGTCTGATGGTCTGTCCAGTCACAGATCGATCCGCATTCTCGCCCTTCTTGAgcaggagagggagagggaaaacgtaAATTTGCGGGTTCGCCTAAATCACGATCTACGCAACTGGTGAGCCGAGTTTCCTTTTGCATTGCTCTTAGGGTAACGGCGCCTTTCTTTCCGCGACGATAATTTTTGCACCTCACTGCGGCTTTAAACGAGAGGAGGAACGGCAACGATAAAAAGCTGCAGGAAGCGAAAATACGTCCTCACTAAATCAAGGGCGTACCAAGGAAGGCAAAGAGGTTTGCCGAGACGTCCGTTAGCGAAGATGTAACACAAAGTAATGTTGTTCTCTCTGAACTAGAACGTTCTGACAGCGAAAACAAATGGCGTCACTTTGTCCGTTCTTGAGTATAGGACCCGAACGAAAACCCATTTAATCGCTTTGAGACGAACAACTTTACTATCCAAATGGCCCGGTTTGGTTAGAAGCACTTTGGCCAGACTGATACCAATTCCAGCGGACATTCTGCGTTTATTTTCAGTTTTATTTTCACTAGCTTCCTCGATGAGGTTATAATGGGAGCGAAAGAAAAGAGCGGTTAGAATAAGCAGATTGGTAGCGAACATTCACGCGGAATTCAGGCCGTTGTTGTCGTATTAGCTTGTTTAGTCGATTTAGGTCGTTCTGTAGTTGTATTTTTACGAGGTATTTGGTAATTTATACTCATTAGTTGATGTTTCGCGTACGCACAAACAGGATAAGGAACAGATAAAATGATTGCGAAAAGAGTTGGTTCAGAAGTCGGTGTACAGAATCTGCACAAAACTGTCCAAatcgaaatcgggaccgaagttttttttcggtgcatcaCCACATGGTACCGAACTGCAAGCCGAagttcggccgaagacttcCGACCTTGGGgcacatcgcctttcaaccattCGGCTCAATAAGATAGTCTCTGTAACCATAGGTGTAGGAGTCGCAT
This genomic stretch from Ornithodoros turicata isolate Travis chromosome 9, ASM3712646v1, whole genome shotgun sequence harbors:
- the LOC135369515 gene encoding uncharacterized protein LOC135369515, which gives rise to MATNAVPAGSNITLLTFDVSPGGYSPFLCRLGKSIVNMVAHAPKDARLLEALAAEPSAAVLDEALQDDGQSTQSASLIIWILFILALALLLLGPPGAWYLSQMLPVAATTTFIVLAVGFIFCQGALLMLIISIFGTRSNMARTLKEEMPDTYSWIFETLSSYVVRTSRDMIRSEVAADPGNESLIQERILADMTDTQASLNLIRANLSHFDEKFHVFADVKSSVDINMLAVIPLVPAVLVSVAACFFGCVVLGNTKRKRNMHREIAVMKIAVLFVTAGVFLLIYSTSALPFLASLIPECILGHSYICRPFYTGDYAVLDDGMQRLWPTDSRREPYSRLVPSEVIRKCGEPGISVLQLPQHGTSGTDSAGTKRASSNATDYPIGNCVVVNNVITSGMTTLCAMFVDDLLGHWVAHAVAVVVCFLAAIFAFLLAAILLGQRTKRKRRTKYGRKGTRTKSRRRPSSLPTALKTQPKDAMVQADSSTSFPAPHPKGTESTMSAATFVILREPRPTEQPTFPPAPTIILSSPPLLPPPPPIIVFPPAPAPNYVPIQLSQMSPGVPSGHPNVSAMPSGYPPSGTFAFPYIIQPSQPPSPFGMTPYPVAYGAPMYTASPRGTFSPYSSLPYSVSPPPTIAINPPPQEQEASRNQTVHRCVSVRRVVCDR